The Paenibacillus sp. YPG26 genome includes a window with the following:
- a CDS encoding AAA domain-containing protein codes for MKEQLSHMRDKLNNINKRNRSIRLLKVYQKWSFDIAMLDTLEEHEGAQTVLRKIVDPNTKGKVTLLKPSLDNEKSMSLSKRLTDLYRQIKALEDETGVHDLYLGYPFLSGVLLDGTFIQAPLFLFPIRLERENTGLQKWIVHNEEGGPQLNRTLFLALKKLNKLGFSEDIFEEAVSAAGSLNFEEIAAFLGKHQLKVHYTRTGLSRLREYKSGDMPEMANMTLLENAVIGDFPQGGSAIVRDYEELIQLSETDALSLVGDMISSEDALPIEAGAWLNPSESDEQVRNKEEIFNLLQTDGSQEEILKEARYLKGLVVHGPPGTGKSQVIVNLITDALHRKKKVLVVCQKRAALDVVYQRMDSLSLSDHVALVHDEKVDRNTLYQKITRVLEHSELKFVEAVEELFNVTSRVNYQEQLLNTIAQALNERQPFGYRLYELYGESKPVTDSNQIITLNSAAEQLTRESLREMSEAVYTYGEWYQQFGQDTYPLRHRNSFAALDMKAKLEVIEKIELLIRKAKDAVAYIETLDIDKITPAYTWLVHHKLNKIYPDLDDNQKRTLQGLRLFWWTTFTGKSIIEEITGGEKFKGTSSAEWIGIKEALKIMHNLAVVTEALSSEITTLNLILQDKQVRELQSRIADGDIPLNELITILDYIYRDFDDLKLMDSFWEQASSDLKSVIQALQEKGLESEQPLPQLWVDILKNSAYIYWIDQIEAKYPEVQKISTNEFGRIRESFANLLEEKRKAAAKYLIHELRSQVGHLQQMQGRSTKELKHQTGKKRMIWPLRKLVNDFADKGLVDIMPVWLASPEMVSSIFPLKEGLFDIVIFDEASQLTVESGIPAVYRGKQIVIAGDEKQLPPSNLFRAGYADEEDEEEARYDTDESISLLNLAKRRFPEKILQWHYRSKYEELINFSNHAFYNGYVQIAPNVTPFQEPPAIIWKRVEGRWLNQSNEVEALEVVTELKGIMENCVGKSVGIITFNSKQQSKILDIIDKMNAEDEEFRLLYTELMARDLDERLFVKNIENVQGDERDIILFSIGYAKNEEGKVYNRFGSLNQKGGENRLNVAVTRAKEKVLVVSSIEPEDLNVSNTSERGPKLLKSYLKYARAVSSGKMEAIRSVILDLNEVVNTHAVPQSLHFDSPFEEQVYQQLRNLGYEITTQVGMSGYRIDMAVVHPNDHSRFILGIECDGAMYHSSPSARERDVYRQRYLESRGWTIERIWSRNWWRNPVNEIERIDQRIKELIREEEVRERVEVL; via the coding sequence ATGAAAGAACAGCTAAGTCACATGCGGGATAAGTTAAATAATATAAATAAACGTAATCGATCTATCCGCTTGTTAAAAGTCTACCAAAAGTGGAGCTTCGATATAGCGATGCTGGACACTCTAGAAGAACATGAGGGTGCTCAAACAGTCTTAAGAAAGATCGTAGATCCAAACACTAAAGGGAAAGTTACGTTACTAAAACCTTCTCTAGATAATGAGAAATCTATGAGTTTATCTAAAAGGCTAACGGATCTTTATCGTCAAATCAAAGCTCTGGAAGATGAGACGGGTGTTCATGATTTATACTTGGGCTATCCGTTTTTATCCGGTGTTCTTCTTGATGGCACCTTTATTCAAGCTCCGCTCTTTTTGTTCCCGATACGATTGGAGAGAGAGAACACAGGTCTTCAGAAATGGATAGTACATAACGAAGAAGGTGGCCCGCAGCTTAACCGCACACTTTTTTTGGCTTTAAAGAAATTAAACAAACTTGGATTCTCGGAGGATATCTTTGAGGAAGCTGTTTCAGCAGCAGGCTCTCTTAATTTTGAGGAAATTGCAGCTTTTTTGGGAAAGCATCAGTTAAAGGTTCACTATACAAGAACAGGGCTAAGTCGGTTGCGCGAGTACAAGTCAGGTGACATGCCGGAAATGGCAAATATGACATTGCTTGAGAACGCTGTAATTGGTGATTTTCCGCAAGGGGGATCAGCTATTGTTCGCGATTATGAAGAATTGATTCAGTTATCTGAGACGGACGCTCTGTCATTAGTGGGCGACATGATTAGCTCTGAAGATGCTTTACCTATAGAGGCGGGAGCATGGCTTAATCCATCTGAGTCTGATGAGCAAGTCCGAAATAAAGAGGAAATCTTTAATTTACTGCAGACAGACGGCTCACAGGAAGAGATCCTTAAAGAGGCCCGCTATCTAAAAGGATTGGTAGTGCATGGACCTCCCGGTACCGGGAAGTCACAGGTTATTGTCAACTTGATTACAGATGCACTTCATCGGAAAAAAAAGGTTCTTGTCGTCTGTCAGAAGCGCGCAGCCTTGGATGTTGTATATCAACGTATGGATAGCCTTAGTCTCAGTGATCATGTTGCTCTAGTACACGATGAGAAAGTGGATAGAAATACACTCTATCAGAAGATCACTAGGGTTTTGGAGCATAGCGAACTGAAGTTTGTGGAAGCGGTAGAAGAACTGTTCAATGTAACTTCTCGTGTGAATTACCAAGAGCAGCTGTTGAATACGATAGCCCAAGCGCTTAATGAAAGGCAACCTTTTGGATATAGACTGTACGAACTTTACGGAGAATCCAAACCAGTAACGGATTCAAACCAAATTATCACCTTAAACAGCGCAGCTGAGCAATTGACAAGGGAATCGCTAAGAGAAATGTCAGAAGCGGTTTATACCTATGGGGAGTGGTATCAACAGTTTGGTCAGGATACCTATCCATTAAGGCATCGAAATAGCTTTGCTGCTCTCGACATGAAAGCAAAATTAGAAGTAATTGAAAAGATAGAGTTACTAATCCGCAAAGCGAAAGATGCGGTAGCGTATATAGAGACGTTGGATATCGATAAGATAACCCCTGCGTATACATGGCTCGTACATCACAAATTAAATAAGATATATCCGGATCTGGATGACAACCAAAAGCGAACCCTCCAAGGGCTGCGGTTATTCTGGTGGACTACCTTTACAGGGAAATCAATCATCGAAGAGATCACTGGGGGAGAGAAGTTCAAGGGAACAAGCTCGGCAGAGTGGATAGGAATAAAAGAGGCCTTAAAGATTATGCATAATTTGGCCGTCGTTACTGAAGCATTATCCAGTGAAATAACGACATTGAATTTAATTCTCCAAGACAAACAGGTGAGAGAACTGCAAAGCCGGATAGCTGATGGGGACATTCCGTTAAATGAATTGATAACAATATTAGACTATATCTATCGTGATTTTGATGATCTTAAATTAATGGATTCCTTCTGGGAACAAGCAAGCAGTGACCTGAAGAGTGTCATTCAAGCCTTACAGGAGAAAGGTCTGGAATCAGAACAGCCATTACCGCAACTGTGGGTAGATATCTTAAAGAACTCTGCATATATTTACTGGATTGATCAAATCGAAGCAAAGTATCCAGAGGTACAAAAGATTTCTACAAACGAGTTCGGGAGGATCCGCGAGTCATTTGCTAATCTGTTAGAAGAAAAACGAAAAGCGGCAGCAAAGTACTTAATTCATGAACTCAGGAGTCAGGTAGGGCATCTTCAACAAATGCAAGGTAGATCCACAAAAGAGTTGAAACACCAAACAGGCAAAAAGAGAATGATATGGCCGCTGCGCAAGTTGGTGAATGACTTTGCCGACAAAGGGCTGGTAGATATTATGCCGGTATGGTTAGCCTCTCCAGAAATGGTATCCTCCATTTTCCCATTAAAAGAGGGTCTCTTTGACATCGTAATATTCGATGAGGCATCCCAATTAACTGTGGAAAGCGGGATACCCGCTGTGTATCGCGGCAAACAGATTGTTATCGCGGGGGATGAGAAGCAGCTTCCACCATCTAACTTGTTCAGGGCTGGATACGCAGACGAAGAAGATGAGGAAGAGGCTAGATATGATACGGATGAGTCCATTAGCTTGCTTAACCTAGCGAAAAGGCGGTTCCCGGAGAAAATCCTTCAATGGCATTACCGCTCTAAATATGAGGAGCTTATTAACTTCTCTAACCATGCATTCTACAACGGCTACGTACAGATTGCACCAAACGTAACCCCTTTCCAAGAGCCCCCGGCAATTATTTGGAAGCGCGTGGAAGGCAGATGGTTAAACCAATCTAACGAAGTAGAAGCATTGGAAGTTGTTACAGAGCTGAAGGGTATCATGGAGAACTGTGTTGGCAAGTCGGTAGGAATCATCACTTTTAACTCTAAACAGCAGTCCAAGATTTTGGATATTATTGATAAAATGAATGCAGAAGATGAGGAATTCAGACTCCTTTACACAGAACTAATGGCTAGAGACTTGGATGAGCGGTTGTTTGTCAAAAATATTGAGAATGTGCAAGGTGATGAGCGGGATATTATCCTATTCTCTATAGGATATGCCAAGAATGAGGAAGGTAAAGTGTATAACCGATTTGGTTCGCTTAACCAAAAGGGTGGGGAAAATCGGTTGAATGTTGCAGTTACACGGGCGAAGGAAAAAGTCTTAGTGGTCTCCAGCATAGAGCCAGAGGACCTTAATGTGTCGAATACATCTGAAAGAGGGCCCAAACTGCTAAAGTCCTACTTGAAGTATGCCAGAGCGGTATCGAGTGGCAAAATGGAGGCTATTCGTTCTGTAATCCTTGATCTAAATGAAGTCGTGAATACACACGCTGTACCTCAGTCTCTTCATTTCGATTCACCGTTTGAAGAACAGGTATATCAACAGCTGCGTAATTTAGGCTATGAGATTACTACACAAGTAGGTATGTCTGGTTATCGGATCGATATGGCGGTTGTTCATCCTAATGATCACTCCAGATTTATCCTTGGCATAGAATGTGACGGGGCAATGTATCATAGTTCTCCAAGTGCCCGAGAGAGGGACGTTTATCGTCAAAGGTATCTGGAATCTAGAGGATGGACGATTGAGCGAATCTGGAGCCGAAACTGGTGGAGAAATCCTGTGAATGAAATAGAGCGTATAGATCAACGCATCAAAGAATTAATTCGTGAGGAAGAGGTAAGAGAAAGGGTGGAAGTGCTGTAA
- a CDS encoding excalibur calcium-binding domain-containing protein, with the protein MKRHTGIMVVAIGLIFSVTNIATAIEVQAKGVKTYGNCKELNKDYKGGVARSATVKNKGGKTKYKPFVSKELYDANQSRDRDKDLIACER; encoded by the coding sequence ATGAAGCGGCACACAGGAATTATGGTAGTAGCTATAGGACTTATATTCAGTGTTACTAATATAGCAACAGCAATTGAAGTACAAGCTAAAGGTGTAAAAACATATGGCAATTGCAAAGAATTGAATAAGGATTACAAGGGGGGAGTCGCTAGATCAGCAACAGTTAAAAATAAAGGCGGAAAGACAAAGTATAAGCCTTTTGTCTCTAAGGAACTTTACGATGCCAACCAGTCGCGTGATCGTGATAAAGATCTTATTGCTTGCGAGAGGTAA
- a CDS encoding TetR/AcrR family transcriptional regulator, producing the protein MKKGEQTKQHIIMKSAELFNQKGFAGCSIKEIMDATGLTKGGIYRFFASKDEIALESLTYALEIINEHFTRAIQGNKSAIDKILAIFDVYADVVHHPPLQGGCPLLNTAIESDDTHPALRDKALAAMNGFLATIHNVLSEGVHKKELRPDLDLNSLASFVFSILEGSIMASKLEGDNRHVATGKENLAHYLRTFQIQSR; encoded by the coding sequence ATGAAAAAGGGAGAACAAACGAAACAGCATATCATCATGAAATCCGCGGAACTATTCAATCAAAAAGGGTTTGCGGGCTGCTCGATTAAAGAAATTATGGACGCAACAGGATTAACCAAGGGCGGCATCTATCGTTTCTTTGCCAGTAAAGATGAGATTGCTCTGGAGTCTCTAACCTATGCGCTAGAGATCATTAACGAGCACTTCACGCGCGCTATCCAGGGGAATAAGTCAGCCATAGACAAGATCTTGGCTATCTTTGATGTGTACGCGGATGTTGTGCATCACCCACCTCTACAAGGCGGATGTCCTCTGTTGAACACGGCCATAGAGAGTGACGATACCCATCCTGCGCTGCGGGACAAGGCCCTTGCAGCCATGAACGGCTTCCTTGCCACCATTCACAATGTCCTATCAGAAGGAGTCCACAAAAAAGAGCTGCGTCCAGATCTGGACCTCAACTCCTTGGCATCCTTTGTATTCTCAATTCTGGAGGGAAGCATTATGGCCAGCAAGCTGGAAGGGGATAACCGGCATGTGGCTACGGGTAAGGAGAATTTGGCCCATTACTTGAGGACTTTCCAGATTCAGTCCCGCTAG
- a CDS encoding HD domain-containing protein: MHQITIPDSGLAKRAAQLVFEISPEFLYNHCMRTYAFGDALGKRYGLKYDPELFFLGAVLHDVGLTEHVCRKHSFEHEGADHAQRFLSSHGLPQEKIDVVREAIILHTSEIAEEKQPEIALVHFGAGMDILGLRVGDISEEMMRSVLESYPRLGFKQTIIELIKHDADLKSKHQLPHNLSSALLQMGLVHGVLNSPFTE, from the coding sequence ATGCATCAAATTACGATTCCAGATAGCGGACTGGCCAAAAGAGCAGCACAGCTTGTATTCGAAATATCTCCTGAATTTCTGTATAACCACTGCATGCGCACCTATGCATTTGGGGATGCCTTGGGTAAGAGGTACGGTCTGAAGTATGACCCCGAGCTGTTCTTTCTCGGTGCGGTGCTGCATGATGTTGGATTAACGGAACACGTGTGCCGTAAGCATTCATTCGAACATGAAGGGGCCGATCATGCCCAGAGATTCCTATCAAGTCACGGACTTCCCCAAGAGAAGATCGATGTGGTGCGGGAGGCTATTATTTTACATACGTCCGAGATTGCTGAAGAGAAGCAGCCGGAGATTGCTTTGGTACATTTTGGCGCGGGTATGGATATATTAGGCTTGCGTGTGGGGGATATTTCCGAGGAGATGATGAGATCCGTTCTGGAGTCTTATCCGCGGCTCGGGTTTAAGCAGACTATTATAGAATTAATCAAGCACGACGCTGATCTGAAAAGCAAGCATCAACTCCCCCATAATTTAAGCTCGGCACTGCTTCAAATGGGGCTTGTTCACGGCGTGCTGAATTCTCCATTTACTGAGTAG
- a CDS encoding sensor histidine kinase yields MDWGIFALRSYHYILLASRFFTDSGLSNPAFLLNALWLMAALIVPILCWFPGRRMNKVWFCILELLLGGSYYVNSVFHPDLTSKADYLLPSLVMGYLLTKRTFWVIPAVALIPLTFQIYPGLSWEQTLSLGTDNLLFCFIGIWASSVARAYHQKNELVAEVEQQNKLLTHYAAEIEKMTLIEERGRMSKELHDTLGHSFISLIMSLDASIALMDHKPAEVKDRLIRIRALAERNLDEMRSLVHEMGDEEESTLLQQVEALMASLQEHTGTVMTLTLLGTEQPMRVEVRQAILRVIQESFTNALKHGKASHLHLELQCTESTLHLLIRNNGIPIDKLEFGFGLTSMKDRIERLGGRLFVSSGAGPEATTEVRCEIPLKGAMLHGEN; encoded by the coding sequence ATGGATTGGGGCATATTTGCTCTTCGCTCTTACCATTACATTTTGCTGGCATCCCGATTCTTCACAGATAGCGGGCTTTCGAACCCTGCTTTTTTATTGAACGCCCTCTGGCTAATGGCCGCACTGATTGTCCCTATACTGTGCTGGTTCCCGGGACGACGCATGAACAAAGTCTGGTTCTGCATACTGGAGCTCTTGTTGGGCGGTTCCTACTATGTGAATTCTGTCTTCCATCCGGACCTGACTTCTAAGGCGGACTACTTGCTGCCGAGTCTTGTAATGGGGTACTTATTGACCAAGCGAACGTTCTGGGTTATTCCCGCTGTTGCTTTAATCCCTCTTACCTTTCAGATCTATCCAGGTTTATCTTGGGAGCAGACCCTTAGTCTCGGAACAGACAATCTGTTATTCTGCTTCATCGGGATCTGGGCAAGCTCCGTAGCCCGTGCATACCATCAGAAGAATGAACTGGTTGCCGAAGTGGAACAGCAGAACAAATTGTTAACCCACTATGCCGCCGAGATTGAGAAGATGACTTTGATTGAAGAACGGGGCCGCATGTCCAAGGAGCTTCATGATACCCTAGGGCACTCCTTTATCTCACTCATTATGAGCCTTGACGCTTCCATCGCCCTAATGGATCACAAGCCTGCTGAGGTCAAAGACAGGTTAATACGGATAAGAGCATTGGCCGAGCGTAATTTGGACGAAATGAGAAGCTTGGTGCACGAGATGGGGGATGAAGAGGAATCCACTCTTTTACAGCAGGTTGAGGCGCTTATGGCCAGTCTCCAGGAGCACACGGGAACAGTCATGACCTTGACTCTGCTGGGGACGGAGCAGCCGATGCGTGTTGAAGTGCGCCAAGCGATTCTAAGGGTCATCCAGGAGTCCTTCACGAACGCACTCAAGCATGGAAAAGCGTCCCACCTGCATCTGGAGCTTCAATGTACCGAGTCCACACTGCACTTACTCATTCGCAATAACGGAATTCCCATTGACAAGCTGGAGTTTGGCTTCGGCCTCACCTCTATGAAGGACCGGATCGAGCGGTTGGGAGGCCGCCTGTTCGTGTCGTCCGGGGCAGGACCTGAAGCGACCACTGAAGTCAGATGTGAAATTCCGCTGAAAGGGGCGATGCTGCATGGGGAGAATTAA
- a CDS encoding response regulator transcription factor, with translation MGRIKVLLADDQELILESLHIVLSMEEDLDIVGLARNGEEAIDGCEQFQPDIVLMDIHMPVMGGVAAAAVIKERMPAVKVIMLTSYKEVEYVLSALSHGAEGYLLKAIHPKDLAAGIRVVHAGGTLITQEMAGKMIKSMHGAPAAISNEYGLSTRELEVLHKLASGLRNQDIAEALSLSEGTVKNYISSIYSKLNVSGRREAIRLARESGYTNHE, from the coding sequence ATGGGGAGAATTAAAGTGCTGCTAGCCGATGATCAGGAATTAATCCTTGAGAGTCTGCATATTGTTCTGTCCATGGAAGAGGACTTGGACATCGTCGGTCTAGCCAGGAACGGTGAAGAAGCAATCGATGGCTGTGAACAATTCCAGCCGGATATCGTACTGATGGATATCCATATGCCAGTCATGGGCGGCGTTGCCGCAGCGGCAGTGATCAAAGAACGGATGCCTGCAGTCAAAGTGATCATGCTGACCTCCTATAAGGAAGTCGAATACGTGTTGTCGGCGCTTAGCCATGGAGCGGAGGGCTATCTGCTCAAAGCCATTCATCCCAAGGATCTGGCCGCAGGCATCAGAGTGGTTCATGCGGGAGGGACGCTGATCACGCAGGAGATGGCAGGTAAAATGATCAAAAGTATGCACGGTGCCCCCGCCGCAATTAGTAATGAATACGGGCTGAGCACTCGTGAGCTGGAAGTGCTGCATAAGCTGGCTTCCGGCTTGCGCAATCAAGACATTGCCGAGGCGCTGTCCCTCAGTGAAGGCACGGTGAAGAATTACATCTCATCGATCTATTCGAAGCTTAATGTGAGCGGAAGGCGGGAAGCCATTCGCTTAGCCCGAGAATCGGGATACACGAATCACGAATAG
- a CDS encoding type II CAAX endopeptidase family protein — protein MKKTSADQERQHISGRLSTRRPWWRYPIIWMLVGTLGIILVGTLGVALEDTLFRPLAGQADGVASLLVTLTAGIAAILVYRLTMKYLAHRSSPELSRKRAGMEAGMGILTGAIFIAVSTMVIAAAGGYSFQWASSADMGSVLITSVTSALSAAMIEELVFRGLMLQAIHKMAGSWAALAVTSIFFGAAHLGNAGATLWSAFAITVEAGILLGAAFLWRRNLWYVMGLHFAWNTLESLLGIPVSGHPPAGLFTVEVNGAAILTGGDFGLEGSVVPVVVSLLIAIPMLIGAARNRKALEKV, from the coding sequence ATGAAGAAAACATCTGCAGATCAAGAAAGGCAGCATATTAGCGGGAGATTGAGTACAAGGCGTCCATGGTGGCGCTATCCAATCATCTGGATGCTTGTGGGGACCCTCGGCATTATTCTCGTGGGGACCCTTGGCGTTGCTCTCGAGGATACTCTGTTCCGGCCATTAGCCGGGCAAGCAGACGGAGTGGCTTCCCTTCTTGTGACCCTAACGGCTGGCATTGCAGCCATCCTAGTCTACAGGCTAACGATGAAATACCTGGCCCACCGCTCAAGTCCTGAGTTATCAAGAAAACGCGCAGGTATGGAAGCTGGCATGGGAATATTAACTGGAGCCATCTTCATCGCAGTATCCACGATGGTTATTGCTGCCGCGGGTGGTTACTCCTTTCAATGGGCAAGTTCTGCGGATATGGGTTCTGTTCTAATCACCTCTGTTACGTCAGCATTAAGCGCAGCTATGATTGAGGAGCTTGTCTTTCGCGGGCTTATGCTTCAAGCCATTCACAAAATGGCGGGGAGCTGGGCCGCACTCGCTGTCACCTCCATATTCTTTGGGGCTGCCCATCTTGGGAACGCAGGCGCCACACTCTGGAGCGCGTTCGCCATTACCGTAGAAGCAGGTATTCTGCTCGGGGCCGCATTCCTGTGGCGGCGGAATCTGTGGTATGTCATGGGGCTGCATTTTGCCTGGAATACACTTGAGAGCTTGCTTGGCATTCCTGTCTCCGGGCACCCGCCAGCAGGTCTGTTCACAGTGGAGGTGAACGGTGCAGCCATCCTCACAGGGGGAGACTTTGGACTCGAGGGCTCTGTTGTTCCGGTTGTGGTCAGCCTTCTGATCGCCATTCCCATGCTGATTGGAGCTGCAAGGAATCGGAAGGCTTTGGAAAAGGTTTAA
- a CDS encoding IS1182 family transposase produces MISKNNYEGRFQISVNALDDLVPKDHLVRKLENAIDFSFIYELVQDKYSAVTGRPSVDPVVLIKIVLIQYLFGIRSMRQTIREIETNVAYRWFIGYDFTQPIPHFTTFGKNYVRRFKDTDIFESIFARILEEALGHGFVEPDVLFMDATHVKANANKNKYEKTMVQEQSKKYQEQLDKEINEDRIQHGKKPFGKKPKSALKETKTSISDPESGLFVKGEKERVFAYSFHTACDRNGFVLGAKVTPGNVHDSQVFEDVLELVKKSLGKPTAVAVDAGYKTPYISKLLIDDGIRPVMPYTRPRTKDGFFKKYDYVYDEHYDAYICPNHEFLTYELTNREGYKMYRSDPTICKDCPFLSQCTESKDFTKRISRHIWADYLEEADHLRHTDENKQIYSQRKETIERVFADLKEKHGMRWTTLRGLRKVSMQAMLVFACMNLKKLATWLWKSGGSKRYFALFMISYRKKTKTNSCVPNGNKEFVCNLRGASLKAELLSFKYSAVLPEMSKPVAPARAQTTA; encoded by the coding sequence ATGATTAGTAAAAATAATTATGAAGGTCGCTTTCAGATTTCTGTGAATGCGCTAGACGACCTTGTGCCTAAGGATCATTTGGTTCGCAAGTTAGAAAATGCGATCGATTTTAGTTTTATATACGAGCTGGTTCAAGATAAATACAGTGCGGTTACAGGGCGTCCGAGTGTCGATCCCGTAGTTCTGATTAAAATCGTGCTTATCCAGTATCTATTTGGCATTCGCTCCATGCGCCAAACCATTCGGGAAATTGAAACGAACGTAGCTTACCGCTGGTTCATCGGCTATGACTTTACCCAGCCCATTCCCCACTTCACCACTTTTGGTAAAAACTATGTTCGCAGGTTTAAGGACACGGATATTTTTGAATCCATTTTTGCACGTATTCTGGAAGAAGCTTTAGGGCATGGCTTTGTAGAGCCTGACGTGCTTTTCATGGATGCAACGCATGTGAAGGCAAACGCCAACAAAAATAAATATGAAAAAACGATGGTACAGGAGCAAAGCAAAAAGTACCAAGAGCAGCTTGATAAAGAGATTAATGAAGACCGGATCCAGCATGGGAAGAAGCCTTTCGGAAAAAAGCCTAAGTCCGCTCTGAAAGAAACAAAAACAAGCATCTCCGACCCTGAGAGCGGACTATTTGTAAAGGGCGAAAAAGAACGTGTATTTGCCTACAGTTTTCATACGGCCTGCGACCGCAACGGCTTTGTTCTGGGTGCGAAAGTAACTCCAGGAAATGTACATGACAGCCAGGTGTTTGAGGATGTGCTTGAGCTCGTAAAGAAGTCTCTGGGCAAGCCCACAGCTGTAGCAGTTGACGCTGGATACAAGACTCCCTACATTAGTAAATTGCTGATCGATGACGGGATACGGCCTGTTATGCCATACACAAGACCTCGTACGAAGGATGGCTTTTTCAAGAAGTATGATTACGTATACGATGAGCACTACGATGCCTATATCTGTCCGAACCATGAGTTTCTAACCTATGAATTGACGAACCGGGAAGGGTACAAGATGTATCGTTCCGATCCCACAATATGCAAAGACTGCCCCTTCTTGAGTCAGTGTACCGAAAGCAAGGACTTCACTAAGCGAATTAGCCGCCATATTTGGGCTGACTATCTGGAAGAAGCAGACCACCTTCGGCATACCGATGAAAACAAACAAATTTACTCACAGCGCAAGGAAACGATTGAGCGCGTATTTGCAGATCTAAAGGAAAAGCATGGCATGCGATGGACGACTTTACGAGGACTTCGTAAAGTTTCCATGCAGGCGATGCTCGTTTTTGCTTGCATGAACCTCAAAAAGTTAGCCACCTGGCTCTGGAAGTCCGGTGGCTCAAAGCGATATTTCGCTTTATTTATGATCTCTTACAGAAAAAAAACAAAGACAAACTCCTGTGTTCCTAACGGGAACAAGGAGTTTGTCTGCAATCTGAGAGGAGCTTCGCTTAAGGCGGAGCTCCTCTCTTTCAAATATTCGGCGGTTCTTCCCGAAATGTCTAAGCCTGTGGCGCCTGCGAGAGCGCAGACAACTGCTTGA